CATTCACTGATGCATGGTGTGGCGGAACGGACGATCGGGCCTGCGGCGACCGCCTGGCACTGCTGCCTCGAGTTCTTCTCGGTGTCCACGCGGCTGCCGGCGGAGTTCAGATTGTCGCCGGGCGACGCCGCCCGCCTCGTCGAGGAGGAGATCTTCGCGCGCATGAGCGTGCACGATCTGCCCGCGGGCCATCGTGCGCCGCTGCTGCGCGCGGCGGCGCACGACGCGATCGCCGGCGGCCGCATCTACGACGCGCACACCGCCGGCGTCGCGCGCGCGGCACAGGCAGATGTCATCGTCACCGACAACCGCCGCCATTTTCTCGCCGCGCTGCGTCACGGCATCCGCGTCGAGACGCCGACAGAGTTTCTCGCCGGCCGGAAGAAGCACCGCTAGCCAGCACCTGGCACCGGCAGCGGTCAGCGGAAAGCCGTCAGCCGGAAGCTGTACGCGGCAGCCGTCAGGCGACGGTTTCGTGCTCGGCGTCGGTGTCGTCTTCGGTGGCGCGCGAGCCGTTGCCCGCCTTGCGGCGGCGCGGGCGGATATCGTGCCGCTTGATCATCTCGTTCAGCGTCGTCGGCTTGATCTGCAGCAGCTCGGCGGCGCGCTTCTGCACGCCGCCGGCGGCCTCGAGCGCCGATTCGATCAGTCCGCGCTGGAACGACGCCTCGGCGTCCCGGTAGGAGATCCCTTCGGGCGGCACCACGAACTGCGGCATGTGGAAGCGCCGGCTGCTGCGGACGTTGTCCGGGATCAAATCCGCGTCGATGCGGGATCCGGTGGAGAGCACGGTGGCGCGCTCGATCACGTTCTCGAGCTCGCGGACGTTGCCGGGCCAGTCGTAGTCGATCAGCAGGTCGAGCGCCTCGGGCGTGATCTCCAGCCCGGGCTTGTTGTTCTCCTGCCCGTACTTGTCGATGAAGTGCTGCACCAGGAGCGGAATGTCGTCCTTGCGATCGCGCAGCGCCGGCAGCTCCACGGTGATGACGTGCAGGCGGTAATAGAGGTCCTCGCGGAACTTCCCCTCCTGCATCATCTTGTGGAGGTCGACGTTGGTGGCGGCGATGATCCGCACGTCCACCTTGATGTTCTCGACCCCGCCGAGCCGCATGAACTCCCGCTCCTGGATGACGCGCAGCAGCTTCGCCTGGGTCTCGAGCGGAATGTTGCCGATTTCGTCGAAGAAGATGGTGCCCTTGTCGGCGAGCTCGAAGAGCCCCTTCTTCGGGTAGACGGCGCCGGTGAACGCCCCTTTGACGTGGCCGAACAGGTTCGACTCGAGCAGGTCGGGCGGCAGGTTGCCGCTGTTCACGGTGATGAACGCCCGGTCCGAGCGCGAGGAATTCTGATGAAGCGACCGCGCCACCAGCTCCTTGCCGGTGCCGCTCTCGCCGTTGATCAGGATGGTGGTCCGGCTCGGCGCCGCCTGGATGATCAGGTCGAACACCGCGCGCATCCGCGGGCTCTTGCCGATGATGTCGCCGAAGCGGTTGGCGTGCGC
This genomic window from Vicinamibacterales bacterium contains:
- a CDS encoding sigma-54 dependent transcriptional regulator, coding for MSTILVIDDEEIMREILETLLTREGYQVRCASTAGEGLDLLRSMPFDAAIVDVMLPGMDGVTALDEIRKLDDDLPVLMITAFASVENAIAAMKRGAYDYISKPFKNDEVLAVLRNALAQRRLVAENRALRQNLQAHANRFGDIIGKSPRMRAVFDLIIQAAPSRTTILINGESGTGKELVARSLHQNSSRSDRAFITVNSGNLPPDLLESNLFGHVKGAFTGAVYPKKGLFELADKGTIFFDEIGNIPLETQAKLLRVIQEREFMRLGGVENIKVDVRIIAATNVDLHKMMQEGKFREDLYYRLHVITVELPALRDRKDDIPLLVQHFIDKYGQENNKPGLEITPEALDLLIDYDWPGNVRELENVIERATVLSTGSRIDADLIPDNVRSSRRFHMPQFVVPPEGISYRDAEASFQRGLIESALEAAGGVQKRAAELLQIKPTTLNEMIKRHDIRPRRRKAGNGSRATEDDTDAEHETVA
- a CDS encoding PIN domain-containing protein, translated to MSVFLDTSVLVAGLIDLGPQSAPAHSLMHGVAERTIGPAATAWHCCLEFFSVSTRLPAEFRLSPGDAARLVEEEIFARMSVHDLPAGHRAPLLRAAAHDAIAGGRIYDAHTAGVARAAQADVIVTDNRRHFLAALRHGIRVETPTEFLAGRKKHR